The following proteins are encoded in a genomic region of Synechococcus sp. ROS8604:
- the hrpB gene encoding ATP-dependent helicase HrpB: protein MGEFPIDPLLPRLRASLVPGATVLLQSPPGAGKTTRVPLALLGEIAGTQPLSGRTLMLEPRRLAARAAATRIAISLQEPLGERVGYSVRHEQKRSSRTRIEAMTDGLFLRRLQNDPELTGINCVIFDEFHERSRNSELALALVREAQELLRPDLCLLLMSATLDLTNLRAQLPHAQVLTSEGKAFPVETQHLSPRPNERLEGHVLRAIEQEMSLLVSAQGGGNHPPSVLVFLPGVREIERCRQRLLTSSLLSQWEVIALHSRQSLAEQGRALKPCDRTQAGRVILATSIAESSLTLDGVRLVIDCGLTRHTQFDPGSGMEGLITVPASQASADQRRGRAGRQSAGRCIRLWSPAEQQRRPAHDIPELQRADPQPTVLDLALWGAGLGESLPWIEPPPRAALQEGQRQLLALGALNPDGRPTDTGQQLARFGAHPRLGLLLLQARALERPQVGADLAAILSERDLLSQHNHGSDLWARMLLLRDQRSSSRVSGDRAAADRLRTVLDQSRRWLQQLGQFDQEQDPQGMEATDEQLAAQLVATAFPEWVAMARPGQRGQFLLRQGRGAVLQVSDPLDGAEALAIAQLDLGDTRAKIRLALPLTLQWVKELADQNGHWQERVLWDEQTKRVRAERVLQLGALELERQVQQQASCEQSREVLVKQLSKEGLSALPWSQRTEQLRSRLALAHQQLGAPWPQRSLQYLEKNPNVWIGDILMGCRGWDDVKEEQLIEALWGDLAWSNRQQLDQLLPTHINIPSGRHAALRYQNDDIVLSVKLQEMFGCLEGPAVLNGQLPVTIELLSPAGRPLQRTRDLAGFWHGSYQQVRKEMRGRYPKHPWPEDPAKAEPTAKRKARS from the coding sequence TTGGGCGAGTTCCCGATTGATCCCTTACTGCCAAGACTGCGAGCCAGTCTTGTTCCAGGTGCCACGGTTTTATTGCAATCACCACCGGGTGCCGGCAAGACAACCCGGGTACCCTTGGCACTGCTTGGAGAGATTGCCGGGACGCAGCCTCTGAGCGGACGCACCTTGATGCTTGAGCCCAGGCGGCTAGCGGCAAGGGCCGCTGCCACCAGGATTGCGATCAGCCTGCAGGAACCACTTGGGGAGCGTGTGGGGTATTCCGTGCGCCACGAGCAAAAGCGCTCCTCACGGACGCGAATTGAAGCGATGACGGACGGACTCTTCCTCCGTCGACTCCAAAACGATCCCGAGCTCACAGGGATCAACTGCGTGATCTTTGATGAATTCCATGAGCGCAGCCGAAACAGTGAGTTAGCGCTTGCCTTGGTTCGGGAAGCCCAGGAGCTACTCAGGCCAGATCTTTGCCTGCTGCTGATGTCGGCAACGCTCGATCTCACCAACCTGCGCGCCCAATTGCCCCATGCCCAAGTCCTCACGAGCGAAGGGAAGGCCTTCCCTGTGGAGACGCAACACCTCTCGCCTCGACCAAATGAACGGCTCGAGGGACATGTCTTGCGTGCGATTGAGCAGGAGATGAGCCTCTTGGTCAGCGCACAAGGCGGTGGCAATCATCCACCCTCTGTCTTGGTTTTCCTGCCTGGAGTCCGAGAGATCGAACGTTGCCGGCAGCGTTTACTCACATCAAGCCTGCTGAGCCAGTGGGAGGTGATCGCCCTGCATAGCAGGCAATCACTGGCTGAGCAGGGGCGGGCCCTGAAGCCTTGCGACCGCACACAGGCAGGACGCGTGATCTTGGCAACGTCCATCGCTGAAAGTTCCCTCACCCTGGATGGTGTGCGCCTCGTGATCGATTGCGGACTGACGCGTCACACCCAATTTGACCCTGGAAGCGGAATGGAGGGACTGATCACCGTGCCAGCGAGTCAGGCCAGTGCTGATCAGCGACGCGGCCGTGCTGGACGCCAAAGCGCCGGTCGTTGCATCAGGCTTTGGTCCCCTGCGGAACAGCAACGACGGCCCGCTCACGACATTCCTGAATTGCAGCGCGCTGATCCCCAACCCACCGTGCTGGATCTCGCACTCTGGGGGGCTGGTTTAGGCGAATCCTTGCCTTGGATCGAGCCCCCTCCGAGAGCCGCGCTTCAGGAAGGCCAACGGCAACTGCTTGCGCTTGGAGCGCTGAATCCAGACGGACGCCCCACGGACACCGGGCAGCAATTGGCTCGGTTTGGTGCCCATCCACGCCTTGGATTGCTCCTTCTGCAAGCGCGGGCCTTGGAGCGACCACAAGTTGGAGCCGATCTCGCCGCCATCCTCAGTGAGCGAGATCTGCTCAGCCAGCACAATCACGGCAGCGATCTTTGGGCTCGCATGCTGTTGCTTCGCGATCAGAGGAGCTCATCGCGGGTTTCAGGGGATCGTGCAGCAGCCGATCGCCTCAGAACAGTCCTCGATCAGAGCCGACGATGGCTCCAACAACTCGGTCAATTTGACCAGGAGCAAGACCCCCAAGGTATGGAGGCCACAGACGAGCAACTTGCAGCGCAGCTGGTTGCAACAGCTTTTCCAGAATGGGTTGCCATGGCTCGTCCAGGTCAACGGGGACAATTTTTACTTCGCCAAGGCCGCGGTGCGGTTCTGCAGGTCAGCGATCCGCTCGATGGCGCTGAAGCCCTCGCGATTGCCCAGCTTGACCTAGGCGACACGCGGGCCAAGATCCGACTAGCACTCCCGCTGACACTCCAATGGGTTAAGGAGCTTGCAGATCAGAACGGTCACTGGCAAGAACGGGTGCTTTGGGATGAGCAAACCAAACGGGTCAGAGCGGAACGGGTCTTGCAGCTTGGTGCGCTGGAGCTCGAGAGACAGGTCCAACAACAGGCCTCTTGCGAGCAAAGTCGTGAAGTCTTGGTCAAGCAACTCAGCAAGGAAGGCCTGTCGGCACTGCCCTGGAGCCAACGTACGGAGCAACTTCGTAGTCGTCTCGCTTTAGCCCACCAACAGTTAGGAGCCCCATGGCCACAACGCAGTCTCCAATATCTGGAAAAGAATCCCAACGTCTGGATTGGAGACATCCTGATGGGGTGCAGGGGCTGGGACGACGTCAAGGAAGAGCAACTGATCGAAGCCCTCTGGGGTGATCTCGCCTGGTCGAACCGGCAGCAACTCGATCAGCTCCTACCAACCCACATCAACATCCCCTCGGGGCGCCATGCAGCCCTGCGCTATCAAAATGACGACATTGTCCTGTCGGTCAAGCTGCAAGAAATGTTTGGCTGCCTGGAGGGACCTGCTGTTTTGAATGGCCAACTCCCCGTGACGATTGAATTGTTATCGCCAGCAGGCCGTCCACTCCAACGCACGCGAGACCTGGCTGGGTTTTGGCATGGGAGCTATCAACAAGTGCGCAAAGAAATGCGCGGCCGCTACCCAAAGCATCCCTGGCCAGAGGATCCAGCCAAAGCCGAGCCCACGGCCAAAAGGAAAGCCCGATCCTGA
- a CDS encoding undecaprenyl-diphosphate phosphatase — protein sequence MTTDPGLLEACWRDFVLGVVQGLTEFLPISSTAHLKVVPVLAGWGDPGVSVTAVIQLGSIVAVIAYFREDLAGVLKGISGAFRRGQWREPEARLGIAMAIGTVPILIAGLCIKLFWPGYASSPLRSVPAIAVVSIVMALLLGLAERLGPRLKQLTQVEGRDGLVVGLAQVLALIPGVSRSGSTLTASLFDGWKRADAARFSFLLGIPAITIAGLVELKDAFSEPSAGGVLPVFVGICSAAVVSWLAIDWLIKYLQSHSTWVFVVYRLLFGVLLLVWWSGSASN from the coding sequence TTGACGACAGATCCAGGACTGCTTGAAGCTTGCTGGCGTGATTTTGTGCTTGGTGTCGTCCAGGGGCTAACGGAATTTTTGCCGATTAGCAGTACGGCCCACCTCAAGGTGGTCCCTGTTCTTGCCGGATGGGGTGACCCTGGCGTTTCGGTGACTGCTGTGATTCAGCTGGGCAGCATCGTGGCTGTCATTGCCTACTTCCGAGAGGATTTGGCCGGAGTGCTGAAAGGCATCAGTGGAGCGTTTCGCCGCGGTCAATGGCGTGAGCCTGAGGCGCGGCTTGGGATTGCGATGGCGATCGGCACCGTGCCCATTTTGATTGCAGGCTTGTGCATCAAGTTGTTTTGGCCTGGCTACGCAAGTTCTCCATTGCGAAGTGTCCCGGCCATTGCCGTGGTGTCGATTGTGATGGCGCTTCTCTTGGGTCTCGCTGAACGGCTGGGGCCACGCCTGAAGCAGCTCACTCAGGTGGAAGGACGCGATGGATTGGTGGTGGGCTTAGCCCAGGTTCTGGCGCTGATCCCTGGCGTTTCTCGTTCGGGAAGCACGCTCACGGCATCCCTTTTTGATGGATGGAAGCGCGCAGATGCAGCGCGCTTCTCCTTTCTGTTAGGGATTCCTGCCATCACGATTGCAGGATTGGTGGAACTGAAAGACGCCTTCTCAGAGCCCAGCGCGGGGGGGGTATTGCCTGTTTTCGTGGGGATCTGCTCTGCGGCAGTGGTGTCCTGGCTTGCCATCGACTGGCTCATTAAGTATCTCCAGAGCCACAGCACCTGGGTTTTTGTGGTGTACCGGTTGCTGTTTGGTGTGCTTCTTCTGGTCTGGTGGTCTGGTTCGGCATCAAACTGA
- a CDS encoding TolC family protein, giving the protein MDQSTLPNAIDLKGSRPKADPSVMAPAATTLPEDLDALKSPDSLALPDLPSQVTIRELRPLTLAEVERLVEVNNPSLKAAASQVEQAKSAVLAAISAWYPTVNLTANGLPQYLEGEQYRNPDFIGANSVIPETGDPIRQPNTYTSRWSASFSAQVQWNLIDPVRVPQISAARDNFEKASDAYLIALRELRLQSSTSYFQLQRQDEQVRIGQESVRASLLSLRDARARYQAGVATKLEVLEAQTQLSRDRQVLTDGLGGQARARRSLAALLDLPQDVTPTAANPSRVIGIWQPSLQESIIAAYAFREELDQFILDISINNSNANAALAAVQPVLSIFNNFNTSKNQGQANRTGSIDMADYNWNYSNAVGLNATWAIFDGGRARAQYRRNKQRAEESKFNFASERDRIRSEVEDSFYNLRESSQNIHTTSTEVLSSAESLRLARLRFQAGVTTQREVVDTQRDLTNAEVRYANAITDYNISIAQLRRRTGLDQVLACPALNLPATKPNQVDLDIPIESQPNRPPCEAPVPIVQG; this is encoded by the coding sequence ATGGATCAGTCGACGCTTCCAAATGCCATCGACCTCAAAGGATCACGTCCCAAGGCAGATCCATCGGTCATGGCGCCCGCTGCGACAACGCTTCCTGAGGACTTGGATGCGCTGAAATCACCTGACAGTCTTGCTCTACCCGATCTTCCTTCCCAGGTCACGATTCGCGAATTACGCCCACTAACTCTCGCGGAGGTTGAGCGACTTGTTGAAGTCAATAATCCCAGTTTGAAGGCTGCTGCAAGTCAGGTTGAACAGGCCAAATCCGCAGTGCTCGCTGCAATTTCAGCGTGGTATCCCACTGTAAACCTCACAGCAAATGGACTGCCTCAATATCTGGAGGGTGAGCAATATCGAAATCCAGATTTTATTGGTGCAAATTCTGTTATCCCCGAAACCGGGGATCCGATACGACAACCCAACACCTACACAAGTCGCTGGTCAGCCAGTTTTTCTGCCCAGGTGCAGTGGAACTTGATCGATCCTGTGAGGGTTCCACAAATTTCAGCTGCACGAGACAATTTTGAGAAGGCCAGTGACGCCTATCTGATTGCGTTGAGAGAGCTGAGGCTGCAATCCTCAACAAGTTATTTCCAGCTCCAGCGTCAGGATGAACAAGTACGAATTGGCCAGGAGTCAGTGCGTGCTTCGCTTTTGAGCTTGCGCGATGCTCGTGCGCGTTATCAGGCTGGAGTCGCAACTAAATTAGAAGTCTTAGAAGCTCAAACACAATTGTCTAGAGACCGCCAGGTCCTTACAGACGGTCTTGGGGGGCAGGCCCGAGCTCGTAGATCCTTGGCGGCTCTTCTCGATCTTCCACAAGATGTCACCCCTACCGCGGCGAATCCCTCTCGAGTAATCGGGATTTGGCAACCATCCCTTCAAGAAAGCATTATCGCGGCCTATGCGTTTCGGGAAGAACTGGATCAATTCATCCTCGATATCTCAATTAATAACAGCAACGCTAATGCTGCTTTAGCTGCTGTTCAACCGGTATTGAGCATTTTTAATAATTTCAATACGAGCAAGAATCAAGGCCAAGCCAACCGAACTGGCTCCATCGATATGGCTGATTACAACTGGAATTACAGCAACGCAGTCGGACTCAATGCAACATGGGCCATTTTTGATGGTGGGCGTGCCCGTGCCCAATACCGCCGAAATAAGCAGCGTGCAGAAGAGAGCAAATTTAACTTTGCGTCTGAGCGCGATCGCATTCGTTCTGAAGTAGAAGATAGTTTTTATAACCTTCGTGAATCTTCCCAAAACATTCATACCACTTCCACTGAGGTACTCTCATCGGCTGAGTCGCTGCGACTAGCGCGCCTCCGCTTTCAAGCTGGTGTAACTACTCAAAGAGAAGTTGTGGATACTCAGCGTGATCTCACAAATGCCGAGGTCCGATACGCCAACGCGATCACGGACTACAACATCAGTATTGCTCAACTGCGCCGTCGTACTGGGCTTGATCAAGTTCTTGCTTGCCCAGCTCTGAATTTGCCGGCTACGAAGCCAAATCAGGTCGATCTTGATATTCCGATTGAGTCGCAACCCAATCGTCCTCCTTGTGAAGCGCCTGTTCCTATCGTTCAGGGTTAA
- the xseB gene encoding exodeoxyribonuclease VII small subunit, with protein sequence MPRKKSEPSTTSEQDTWREDASKLSYEEALQALDVLLGQLQDDSIPLAELQRNHARASIYLDRCDLLLSQVEQSVRQLDPNTMEERILDPSQP encoded by the coding sequence ATGCCACGCAAAAAATCTGAGCCCTCAACCACATCGGAACAAGACACTTGGAGAGAGGATGCTTCGAAGCTCAGCTATGAAGAAGCTCTGCAGGCTCTTGATGTGCTGCTTGGGCAATTACAAGACGATTCCATTCCCCTAGCCGAGCTACAGAGAAATCACGCTCGGGCTTCGATTTACCTAGATCGCTGTGACTTGCTTCTCAGCCAAGTGGAGCAATCAGTAAGGCAACTCGATCCAAATACCATGGAAGAACGAATTCTCGACCCGAGCCAACCATGA
- a CDS encoding inositol monophosphatase family protein, whose translation MSNPLTSQQLDRVHRLIDQVAERQRNDFGHIVSDIKPDGSLITACDRWSDAAFVQGLEEIAPGEGVLSEEGSQECPSSRAYWVVDPLDGTTNFAAGIPYWAISIARFVDGEPSEAFLDIPSLRQRIVAIRGKGAWRNNKRLTPESRVAAGSACVSLCSRSIRVLQKRPDQSFPGKIRLLGVASLNLVSVAMGQTAGALEATPKIWDLAAAWLVLTELGCPLIWLGPQPAHLQPGCDLSEMGFPVVAAGSQKQLERLAPWGQSLLKG comes from the coding sequence GTGTCTAACCCGCTTACATCTCAGCAACTTGATCGAGTGCATCGGTTGATCGATCAAGTTGCTGAACGTCAGCGCAATGATTTTGGACACATCGTGTCCGACATCAAACCTGATGGAAGTTTGATCACCGCCTGTGATCGCTGGAGCGATGCTGCCTTTGTTCAGGGATTAGAAGAGATTGCTCCTGGTGAGGGGGTGCTCAGCGAAGAGGGAAGCCAGGAGTGTCCGTCGTCCAGGGCTTACTGGGTGGTTGATCCATTGGATGGAACCACCAATTTTGCGGCTGGGATTCCCTACTGGGCTATCTCGATCGCACGCTTTGTGGATGGTGAGCCATCGGAGGCGTTTCTCGACATTCCTTCCTTGCGTCAGAGGATCGTGGCGATTCGAGGGAAGGGGGCTTGGCGGAATAACAAACGTTTGACTCCTGAGAGCAGGGTTGCGGCTGGTAGTGCTTGCGTCTCGCTTTGCAGTCGATCCATTCGCGTTCTTCAGAAAAGACCTGACCAGTCCTTCCCTGGAAAAATTCGTCTCTTGGGTGTTGCAAGCCTCAATTTGGTGAGTGTGGCGATGGGGCAAACCGCCGGTGCGCTCGAGGCCACTCCCAAAATTTGGGATCTAGCAGCAGCTTGGCTCGTGCTGACCGAACTGGGCTGCCCACTGATTTGGCTAGGCCCTCAGCCAGCTCATTTGCAACCAGGATGCGATCTCTCGGAGATGGGCTTCCCTGTCGTCGCGGCTGGCTCTCAGAAGCAGCTGGAGCGCTTGGCGCCTTGGGGACAGTCTCTGCTGAAAGGGTGA
- a CDS encoding TIGR03279 family radical SAM protein has protein sequence MWNEPSAGVAVAALDPDRASRQPSPAVVASVEPGSIGEDLGFEPGDQLLSINGVRPRDLIDYRYLIVEEELHLEIRDAAGALHQVDLEKDEDDGLGLAFTEALFDGLRQCSNACAFCFIDQQPPGHRSSLYLKDDDYRLSFLYGSYLTLTNLSDSDWQRIEQQRLSPLFVSVHATDPDLRSSLLQNPRAGQLMQQLTWFSERDLQIHAQVVVCPDQNDGEALLRTIQDLAQFASGDWPAVLSVAVVPVGLTRFRPASDGLRAVTPVDARKVIAAVEPLQKEFQLKFESNFAWLSDEWYLIAGLSLPSRASYEDFPQQENGVGSIRAFLASLDEATNNLPQSVETPVRSSWVVGRLVANALEPVLQRLNAVEGVQLSLHGLPSPYWGQDQVVTGLLTGQDLLDGLLDQDLGDQLLLPSVMLRQGDPVFLDDMTLDQLRATLPVPIRIVHGAAEIVAYTLGSLEKSI, from the coding sequence GTGTGGAATGAACCTTCTGCCGGTGTTGCTGTTGCGGCTCTTGATCCGGATCGTGCCTCTCGCCAGCCCTCACCGGCTGTGGTGGCATCGGTCGAGCCGGGATCGATCGGAGAGGACCTTGGCTTTGAGCCGGGCGATCAGCTGTTGAGCATCAATGGTGTTCGCCCTCGCGATCTGATCGATTACCGCTATTTGATTGTTGAAGAAGAGTTGCATTTAGAGATTCGCGATGCAGCAGGGGCGCTCCATCAGGTGGATCTGGAAAAGGATGAGGACGACGGCCTAGGGCTGGCATTTACAGAAGCCTTGTTCGATGGATTGCGTCAGTGCAGCAACGCCTGTGCCTTTTGCTTCATCGATCAGCAGCCACCTGGCCATCGCAGCAGCCTTTATCTCAAGGACGACGACTATCGCTTGAGTTTTCTCTATGGCTCATACCTCACCCTGACGAATCTCAGTGATTCCGATTGGCAAAGGATTGAACAACAGCGTCTGTCGCCGTTATTCGTTTCTGTCCATGCCACGGACCCTGACCTGCGCTCGAGCCTTTTGCAGAATCCACGCGCCGGTCAGCTGATGCAGCAACTGACTTGGTTCTCCGAACGCGATTTGCAGATCCACGCGCAAGTGGTGGTGTGCCCCGATCAAAACGATGGAGAGGCTCTGCTGCGCACCATTCAGGACTTGGCACAATTTGCCAGCGGTGACTGGCCTGCAGTGCTCTCTGTCGCCGTTGTTCCGGTTGGCCTGACTCGGTTCCGGCCGGCATCTGATGGCTTACGTGCGGTCACTCCAGTGGATGCCAGGAAGGTGATTGCCGCGGTGGAACCTCTTCAGAAGGAGTTTCAGCTCAAATTTGAGAGCAATTTTGCTTGGCTTTCAGACGAGTGGTACTTGATTGCGGGGTTGTCGTTGCCCTCACGCGCGAGCTACGAAGACTTTCCGCAGCAGGAAAATGGGGTTGGCAGTATCCGGGCGTTTCTCGCTTCGCTGGATGAGGCCACCAACAATCTTCCCCAGTCTGTTGAGACACCAGTGAGAAGCAGCTGGGTGGTGGGACGCTTGGTTGCCAATGCCCTGGAGCCTGTCTTGCAGAGGCTCAATGCGGTGGAGGGAGTTCAGCTCAGCTTGCATGGCCTCCCAAGCCCCTACTGGGGGCAAGATCAGGTTGTTACTGGTTTGCTAACTGGACAAGACCTCCTTGATGGCCTGTTGGATCAGGACCTTGGTGATCAGCTTTTGCTGCCTTCCGTCATGCTCCGCCAAGGCGATCCGGTGTTCTTGGACGACATGACCTTGGATCAATTACGAGCGACCTTGCCGGTTCCGATCCGAATCGTGCATGGAGCAGCTGAGATCGTGGCCTACACACTCGGCTCACTAGAAAAAAGCATATAA
- a CDS encoding DUF2834 domain-containing protein, with product MNKSLPWVYLLLAILGAILPWQANLEFMQMNPGGGFNLQAFIQDANINAASRSLNRDLLIAASAFSIWIISEGRKLQIKGWWIALIVSVSISFACGGPLFLYLRERKLIEINSEQDNN from the coding sequence ATGAATAAATCTCTTCCATGGGTTTACCTATTGCTGGCCATCCTTGGAGCCATCCTCCCTTGGCAAGCAAATCTCGAATTTATGCAAATGAATCCTGGTGGTGGATTTAATCTTCAGGCATTTATCCAAGATGCCAATATCAATGCTGCATCCCGCTCGTTAAATAGGGACCTTTTAATTGCTGCATCAGCCTTTAGCATCTGGATCATTAGCGAAGGCAGAAAGCTACAGATCAAGGGCTGGTGGATTGCTTTGATTGTAAGCGTCAGTATTTCCTTTGCTTGCGGTGGTCCACTCTTCCTCTATTTACGGGAACGCAAGCTAATAGAGATCAATTCTGAACAAGATAATAATTGA
- a CDS encoding YihY/virulence factor BrkB family protein, producing the protein MAKHRPLRRLIRTLWFACLRWAKCDCVDLSAAFAYYTLQSIFPILLISLSIASWFLGRQEVLERQIIAYASGVLPPSAVVIVQNTLMQLVRQGFGAGLLGAGVLLLTAGNVYLTLQRGSERLWDGVIASQQRNLPFKLQAAQFIRNRLEAFFVVILIGLLIVLDQLSANVRMIPTAALTELSLAIPWLGGFLSRIPVLQFGRLMVPFLGFSAAALLLQFLLPSRRVPFKPLIPGALLIGFCLTVLNLAVSRSILSLGARFQAYGVIGSVLVLTLWVWMVGVVIYFGQCWSVELAKASVRHGRDPNRSSHA; encoded by the coding sequence ATGGCTAAACATAGGCCGCTGCGGCGGTTGATTCGTACCCTTTGGTTTGCCTGCCTTCGTTGGGCGAAATGTGATTGCGTTGACTTGAGTGCTGCTTTTGCTTATTACACACTGCAGTCGATCTTCCCTATTCTGCTGATTTCGTTATCGATTGCCTCATGGTTTCTTGGTCGTCAAGAGGTATTAGAGAGGCAGATTATTGCTTATGCAAGCGGGGTTTTGCCTCCATCGGCAGTGGTGATTGTGCAAAATACGCTGATGCAGTTAGTCCGTCAGGGCTTTGGTGCTGGTTTGTTAGGTGCTGGAGTGTTGTTACTGACTGCTGGCAATGTTTATCTCACCTTGCAACGTGGATCTGAACGGCTATGGGATGGTGTAATCGCTTCGCAACAACGAAACTTGCCTTTCAAGCTTCAAGCGGCTCAGTTTATTCGTAATCGGCTTGAAGCCTTCTTTGTGGTGATATTAATAGGACTTTTAATTGTTCTTGATCAGCTCAGCGCCAATGTGCGAATGATTCCAACGGCTGCTTTAACTGAGCTATCGCTGGCGATCCCTTGGCTTGGTGGATTCCTTTCTCGTATCCCGGTCCTGCAATTTGGTCGGTTGATGGTTCCATTCCTGGGATTCTCTGCTGCAGCTTTATTGCTTCAATTTTTGCTCCCGAGTCGTCGAGTTCCTTTTAAGCCGCTCATACCAGGCGCATTATTGATTGGTTTTTGTCTTACCGTTCTTAATCTTGCCGTCAGCCGAAGCATTCTTTCTCTAGGCGCTCGTTTTCAGGCCTATGGCGTGATCGGGAGTGTTCTTGTTCTTACCTTATGGGTTTGGATGGTGGGTGTTGTGATTTATTTTGGACAATGTTGGAGTGTTGAACTTGCGAAGGCTTCTGTCAGGCATGGCAGGGATCCGAACAGATCGAGTCATGCTTGA
- a CDS encoding chlorophyll a/b-binding protein translates to MSDNAPRFGFVNFAETWNGRLAMLGFVIGLGTELLTGQGILTQVGLG, encoded by the coding sequence ATGTCTGACAACGCACCTCGCTTTGGTTTTGTAAATTTCGCTGAAACATGGAATGGCCGCCTGGCCATGCTCGGTTTCGTCATCGGTCTGGGCACCGAGCTTCTCACCGGTCAGGGCATTTTGACCCAAGTCGGCCTCGGCTGA
- the xseA gene encoding exodeoxyribonuclease VII large subunit, producing the protein MSAESIPTYSVRELNNAIGVLLERGFAPRFVIQATASRPQVKKGHLWLTLSDGEASITAVAWASKLKQLDFVPADGDGVTVIGKLNFWSARASLAVQVLDIRPSLTTVLRRFETVKAQLLEEGIIDPSRRRTLPPYPKRIAVLTSVPSSALADMLRTAEERWPLSELVVVPIPVQGDVAPIICGVLSRLAQQHQQLGLDAIVIARGGGSREDLMVFDDADVCRSLATFPLPVVTGIGHEDDLTVADLVADHRTATPTAAMVTLMPSKESARQTIIQRRNRLSESKRWRLEQASARLKDRQLLLQALRPAVGVQRRRDQWQQRQQLLWALSPQRWLNRGFAMLNTTKGHPLQSVYDISPNEQVQIRLKDGVIQAVAKTIQADATSDAKASL; encoded by the coding sequence TTGAGCGCTGAATCGATTCCCACCTATTCCGTTCGCGAACTCAACAACGCGATCGGGGTTTTATTGGAACGGGGGTTTGCCCCTCGGTTTGTGATCCAAGCAACAGCGTCTAGGCCTCAAGTTAAAAAAGGCCATCTCTGGCTCACATTGAGCGATGGTGAGGCGAGCATCACGGCTGTGGCCTGGGCCTCAAAATTAAAGCAATTGGACTTTGTCCCCGCCGACGGTGACGGAGTCACCGTGATTGGCAAGCTGAATTTCTGGTCTGCACGAGCAAGCCTGGCTGTGCAGGTTCTCGATATCAGGCCCAGCCTGACCACTGTGCTGAGGCGGTTTGAGACGGTCAAGGCACAATTGCTCGAAGAGGGCATCATTGATCCCAGCCGGCGACGCACGTTGCCGCCGTACCCCAAGCGGATCGCCGTTCTAACTAGCGTTCCGAGCTCAGCCCTCGCAGACATGTTGCGTACAGCAGAAGAGCGCTGGCCCTTAAGTGAGCTTGTTGTTGTGCCGATTCCCGTCCAGGGGGATGTGGCGCCGATCATTTGCGGAGTGCTCAGTCGCCTCGCGCAACAGCATCAGCAGCTCGGATTGGACGCGATCGTGATCGCCCGTGGAGGGGGGAGTCGAGAAGATTTGATGGTCTTCGATGATGCGGACGTTTGCCGCAGTTTGGCCACCTTCCCACTTCCCGTCGTCACAGGAATCGGGCATGAAGATGACCTCACCGTTGCAGATCTCGTAGCAGACCATCGAACGGCAACGCCGACAGCTGCCATGGTCACCCTGATGCCGAGCAAGGAGTCTGCACGACAAACAATCATTCAAAGACGCAACCGCCTGAGCGAATCCAAACGCTGGCGGTTAGAGCAAGCCAGCGCACGACTGAAAGACCGACAACTGCTGCTCCAGGCCCTGAGGCCTGCTGTCGGCGTCCAACGTCGCCGAGATCAGTGGCAACAGCGCCAGCAATTGTTATGGGCACTCTCCCCCCAAAGATGGCTCAATAGGGGCTTTGCAATGCTCAACACAACGAAGGGGCACCCCCTGCAAAGCGTTTATGACATCAGCCCCAATGAACAGGTACAAATCCGCCTCAAGGATGGTGTGATTCAGGCCGTCGCCAAAACCATCCAAGCGGATGCAACCTCTGACGCAAAAGCATCTCTTTAA